GTtcatggtatgccaataatatatgtttgagaatcgtttaggccgattttcacggagcggtctacctagctattgccagttgtcactcaagcgccattatgaattttcaataagttaGGGGCCTTTTATACCCGCACACCGGTTTAAACTGACATTTTCCAGCTGCAAGGATACAGTTGAcggggctcgaaattagcggtagtcccgcgtccacagactaccaacttttccccggggctaccaaagtccgtgaaatggtagcccacacggactaccaaagcctgggaaatgaaatacttggcgtgcgatgtccgtcactttgggatgAGCTAAAcgcagtcaacatgcagtttcatttgtttgaagcaattatcattTCATCtctgaagtttttttttctagtaactattaaaatttcaattgttatgttgttgttttcacaagatgccgAGCGTTTGATAccagaatgttgagttgcttttccgtgtgttcacactatgctgttggtcggcagcatacaagatgtaccgtacttgtgtcaagtttttgggttttgatgctgaaatttcacaaaactgtcacttctgtatcaagagattgtgtaatcagtttgatttgaaatagtaatataaaacactgtgtcagttaagcttggctgagtttcgctgtcttattatctatggttgtcgatcagtatcaatgtattacgttctgtatagagagactcgggtgtaacaaggcataccagttcataaagatcatgagaatatttttttctgtttttctttactcaagctacaatttctttggatgtgtaagccgATTTCGAAAGTGATcgaaagtgttaaaatgtacataaattagcataaattaagcgtttgTGACACATAGcatggggtttctcgagttgAAGTCCCTAGTTTACTGCAATTTTGTGTTTCTGAACCGGGGCccatactcggacgagtacagtatccctaaaataaaatattcatggactaccagccattgtcactgggctaccaacttcagaaaatggtagcccaagtggactaccaaggtaaaaagttaatttcgagccctggatgATAATCAACATGAGGTTACAACAATTCTAACATTATccgggagcaggattatggtgAAAGCGAAATTCGCTAATAACGTGAAAAAATGTCCGAACTCTGGTCTGTGAAAGCCAATGTAGCACACCTGATATCCTAGTTAGTAATAAACCCAGCACTGCGTTCAGAGTTTTAATTGCTGTAGTCATCCATTCTTGTTTCCATGCAAATTCATGGAATTTCTTGTAGACATTTTCTGCATGTTGCACGATGATAAataagacttacacttttggccgccaatgagttgttaaCTTTGGAAAAAATCAGAGGATCTTTGCCAATAATGACTATAGTTGTATCGAATATGACTATTTTTTCCTTGCTACGCTCACTGAAGTTGATCCCATGCGCCCTTTTGCGATATACTTAGAATAATCCTTCGTTcatgttttaacatttgttGTAGTAAGTCAAGCCTGTGGGCGTTTAAAGCTTCGGGAAGTATAAGACATTTCGACAATTGTCACGGGATAATGTACAGAAGTACATAGCTTAAAAATACGGTCTATTTTCTCGGTAAAAATAACTTATAAATACGATATGCATTTTTGATGAGAGAAGACAACTAAATCTGAGAAAATAAGAATAACGTGCAGTAAGTTCAAAAGTGAATTGAAAATGGAGATTACTTTAATTTTGGAACCTTTGTGAAAGGCAGGCGTATCAGACCAAAACGATAGTGACAGGAGGTGTATAAGATCAAAAGTCATTATTAAATCATGCAATCTACACTACATGCAATACAAACTCAGCTTAGGATAAGTTTCATTATGTCACGTCCTTGAATCCTTTCACCATTATTGATACGAAACTAAATCATGTGGATGCATTCTTTGGTGGCTTAGCATGTAAGATTTAAATATTACAGTTTATCGATTAAGGTAatatgtgcctcgaaaatgaaaaagttactgCCTCAACAAATCTTTCAACACTTTACTTGCAAAATCTAggataaaaatagggggtcaacgtgcaaaatttggcactGGAGAActaaattacccaagatttactgatatctgaaattcaaaatggcagccgtCATTGTATTAACTCaatggaggaaaataaaatttcgattttcgaaaaagtaagacggTAAAAGATTTAATAAagtcaagagctttaaaaatgagACCCtgaaagtggtagatcagaaaagaatttgaaaagtttgatggtccaaatatctgttcccaGGTGCATTCTATGTTAAAGTGAAAAGAGGATATATTTTAATGGGAAActacaaatacacacacacacacacacacacacacacatatatatatatatatatatatatatatatattatatatattatataatatatatattcatatatatgtGTGCGGGTGTGTATGTATACACTATTCATTTGTacttattattttgtttttctatgtTTATTTCAGTTCTGATATGACATAAAGAAATTTCTCTGTATTCCATTTACCTATTCCTCTCGGCTGAGCTTGGATATAATTGCTACAGCACTCGGCCCCTCGCTGTTTATGAGCCGTGCACAAGGAAATGGATCCGTTTCATTTGAAGTTCTGTACCTAATTTGTTTGGACTGCATTTGGACTGCAATTTTACATGATGATGGCGTACAGACCGAAACAAGTGAAAACATTCGTACACAACCTGGTTGTTAGAAAAAGGGGATGTTATTGAAAACAACTATCAGAAACCCATATTGCCAAGGGACCCAACATGTACATCTTAATCGAAGTACTAATAACCCCTAAGCGCCATGAATTATGTTTGTGCAAAATATGCAAAACTCGAATTAATATGGTTCTTTGGAAACTTACCCGTTGCCTTCCTTATCACACACGGACTTAATGAACTGACTCCAGTCAACTGCGTCTGGGGTATTTTTGACCCATTTCTCAACGGCTTGTCTGCAGTTTTCAGAATAATCAGTGAAAATGATTTCAGGAAATCTTGTGCAGGCGTGTATTGCGTTGGCGATGTTGGGACCTCCACCGATTTCTAACAAACGAGGTCCTGTGAAGTCGCCtgtgaaacaaacaaactagtGAAATCAGGTAAACTGGAACAGAGTCAATAGCAGAGCATTTACACATACATTTCAtataggaaaaaaaatcaaacgcTATAGCAAAATGCCCTCGAACTTCGATAACTAAAATAGGAATTAAGAGGCATACACTTGCAAAGACAGAAGGACAGCTAGGTGGGCAGAAAGATAGGCGGATagatatagacagacagacagacatagaacGGTGACAGCTTGACAAACGGATAGGTAGAGATAGGTATAGACGGGCAGATAGGCATGTATCTGCCTTCTTACCTGCATAGTAGTTGCTTACATTTCACCCCATCCACCCACCTACCCACCCACCCTACCTGCATACATTCTCCTCAAAAAACATTTGGTCAACATTCATTTAAATGCTACATTTACTTTAAAAAATTCTTAGAAACACTAGCAATTAAAATTTCTGGAAATAGATCGCTTGGCAAGCCGTGAAGGTTGTCCACAGTTCTTCCAGTCTGAAACGATCATCGCCAGTCCCTGACATGCCATTGTAACGGTCTCTGTTACGTATGTTTTTCATGTCTGGTCAAGGCGGtgccatattttcattttaagccGTTGAAGTCAAATAACCATAAAATTGACGAGAACATATCACAAAGACTAGCAGAGATCAAAATCGCTGATAGCCAGGAAACTACATGCAAATTGCAAAGAATTCAAGTATGTGCATCCATAACATAGACCGGACAATAATTAGGTCATATACGTGAATACTTTTACTTACTTTTGCTGAACgtctgttgaaacatgtcgaAACGAAATGAGTTGAATATTTGTATGGCTTCGAGATCGGAGAATACAGAAGTTTCGACGTAGGTCTTGGTTTCAAAGTCTGTGTTATAAGCATCTCCTCTGTATACTGTCGCCATACCTTTGGGTCACTTTTGTACGTACCGTCGCGCAGGGTATCGTCTGTCTGGTGATGTGTTAGGTCATGGGTCATACAAAGGTGACCGTGTCAGGTCAGCTGGTGCCTGTGGCCTCTTGGTGGCGCCATTTTAGGAATCTGTGTAAAATCACCGGGAACAGCCCGTACATGATTTAAACATCAGCATTGACGGGAACGTACTATCAATAGTCGAAAGTTcattgtcgttttcattataatttgatatgtatatcagAATGTTGTTATACACACCTAAAATACGGAGTGTTCGCTCACGAATGTCGCATCAAAGCACTACTAGCTGCACGTCCGTCAAGGTGAATGACCAGGAGCAGGGAAAACATCTCCAAAAATATATTAATCGTTTTCTTACCCTTCAAGCtataacaaaaatcaaaattctttGAACCGAAAGTATATGTAAGTTTAGAGgtgcaaaatatttgaaagattttaagtattttaatCACCCCTCTGCCAAGATTTGTTATGATTGTGATTCTCTTGTTTAGCATATAGCATTAAGTTGTTACGGCGAAGGCCGACATCTGAAATCGGGAAAATTACATCTtgctttttgaatatatttttcaaaatggataATGATGAAGAGTTTTCGCGCAGGTTTCAAGGAGATGGCGATATTGCAATAGCGTTTTCTACCCTTTCACGTCAATGGAATTAGCTGCCGCTGCATTGCAAATGGATTCCCCTCCAATACATGGATATCTTGTGGAACATAATCCAGCCACCGCCGCGGTGCAGTACACAAGTACCCCCATCACTACAAGGGAGCTAGAAATTTTGTACATGGATACTATAATGCACGGATACTATACTGTTCCCTTTTGCATTACCAAGGAGCAGCAGATGtgttatttgtcattttcattatgaCCCATACAGGGTTCTATATGTACACACCGCCTTTTTGTGTCAAGGCAGCATAATGCAGTTTTCCCATGATTAAAATGTATGCATATGAAAAGGCGGTGTTGTCTATGAAAGGAAGTACTAGTTGTCAATTAAGGACAGAATTATAGTGAAAATGTTTGGAATCAGCCGCGGCCAACGGAACAGCGACAAAAACGAACAAGAACAAGAACAGGGGAGAAATAGGTAAGTTTCATGTGATGTATCTTATAGAGAACAGAAAAGAAGGGAAAGGAAGCGATATtattctaaaatcacttaaagaTAGACAAAACAACGACAGCGACACATCAAAATCAGAGATACACATTGAttatgatggtggtggtggtggtgaggAGGTGGTGCCATAATCAATCGACACATTCGGTAATAATGTAAGGTAGTACAGTATACTCCTcgttgaatgaatgaaagacttggacttttgttcaaactttaaatttcctcaagaaatatttcaaccattctgttttaacatcaagaataaaagtaggggtcaacattcaatttttggcactagagaaaaaTTGCTTAagattacagatatttgaaattcagaatgaccgccaaccctgtgttaactctagaattttcgattttggaaaaactaagatggtgaaagatTGAATTCTTACACTAAGAGATTTAAAATaaagccccacaagtggtagatctgaaaagaattgtaaatgttcggaaatctgaatatctgtcctcgaggtgcgCTCTACTTAAAGGAACAAACTTTTGAACCCTCATATATACAGTGCACCCGTGTACGAAATCTGCAAATAAGAATGTTGGCAAGTCGGTCTGTTCTAGTAAATATAATTGTTGACACACAGTGTTATACATGTGTTGAGGTAGTGACCATTTCCatcattaaaatgtaatttcagGCTTAATTTGGTTTAAATGTGGTACGTAATAAGACTGTAGTGCATAAGCCAGCATTATGCATCATCACAACGCTGAGAAACGTTCAGAATCAACAAAAATTGTTCCTTGATTTTACCTATGAACGAGGATTTTAAAGGGGGATGTATCGTCAAGCTGATCTAGGTGAGGTTTACTGGATTCCCCGTACAGTGTACTCTCCAGACAGGCGTTTATCAAGGATACATCTACACATTTCCTCATCCATGGCCGTTGGCTGCATATCTAAATAGAAGATTCTTTAGGGTGGACCCTGAGATCCCTCAAGGGTATCACTATGAGGCTCTCGTTTCGGCATTGATCAAGACCACAAACATAGTTCTTAACATTTTATCTCCCAgcgtcatttttttatttttcatcaccTTTCCGAAAAGGAAACGCTCGATCCCTTACACCGAAGTTACAGACAACATCTGTAATGTTGATTTTTATACAAAAACTGTTACATCTAATATTTGGTTTCTTTCGCTTACATTTTGCAAGCAAAGTCTTTAGTATTATATCGTACGATTTACATAGGAAACTAGACACGTCAGATGTAGtgaatatgtttattttgtacAAACGAACGCTTCAAGGTCGAGAGTGATGATGATGCCACATTAAAATTTGCACACATGAGAACTTTTCATGGAATTTACTAAGACGAGATgagtttcaaataaaaatagtttAAAACAGAGACAATTCAGCAATGACATCTTCGAACGGCGTAACTATAGCAACAATTCATGGTACTTAAAAGACATGAACAGCCATAAAATACCCTGTACAGTGGTTAAAAATTGGTGTCAACGTTGcgtttcattatttacagccggTGTCAAGTTTATGGGTGACTAAAGACACCAAAAAAATGACAGGAGACTACGTGTGCTCTCTATTACGCCAGGCATATTTATTGTGATCAAAGAAAAAGAACGAGCCTGTGTCGCACATTGTATCAAGTGAATTGCATAGAATTACATCCCCGAGTTGTAGATACACGTTACGTATTCAACATTCCCCTCACCTCTCAAGCAGAAGAAAGGAAatcactgaaaaaatatttggtgGTGAACTTTCGTATTGGCTTTTGCATATGTTACAATCGGTTATATTTATTTAATGCTATATTATAGTAGACTTAGTTGGTTTATAATCTAACGTCCTGCAATTGACGAAGGCAAATATTAAATTCTAAAAGGTGATGAACCTGTAAAAACCGCATGCGCACATCACATCAGTGAGCAAAGAAAGCATTCCTTTATTGACACTATACGTATTATCAATGAAGAGtgaatgagagagaaagagacagagacagagacagatagagacagaTAGAGGCAAACAGAGAGACaggggagacagacagagacaggtaGATTTGggcagacagagaaagacagacagtgAAACAGAccgagagacagacagacatgcaaagACATATAGAGTCAGACTGAGAAAGGCAGAGAGAGACATACGGACGCACAAATATGGAAAGATTCACAACCTGTTGTCTTTGATAATGCAAGATCGAGTGGTCGTTTAAGGAGTTTACGTCCAGGGTTCACTAGGAAGAGAACGTTGGGGATTGGtttaagtacatgtatgatTAGGCTTCTTTAGTTGCTAAGGTTTATTAATGCGATGATGGTGTGGCTTCGATTTTTGTGGTCATGATGTGATGGCGTGGTCACTTCTTACACATCTCACAAACAAAAAGCCATCTGCGTCACTTTACATCCGACCCATTGTTCTGCTTTTTAGCACAATTCTCACTGTATTTGTTGTTGGACACTGAACAGCGACCTCACCTACTGTTATCGACATGTCGAATGCACAAATATGAATAGGGTAGAGAAGTGAGTAGAGTTACATTCGAAAGGGAATATTGataaagagagagagacagacagagacagagacagagagacagagacagacagacaaagacagtaacagagacagagacagccagacagacagacagacagacagacaaacagagacagacagacatacagacaggcaggcaggcagatagAGACACGGAGCGAGACAGATAGAGAGATAGGAGCGCGATGACATATACTCAGAAGTGTTCGATCAATCAGTAGAATTCcttatgttgaaaaaaaatgtgtaagTTTGTAATCGCTTCATCTACGTTGCCCTACGTAAAATTCATTTCATGACATTGTCTCTTGCACGAAAATCATATTCGACAAAATTTCGTCACTGTCAACGATACATCATTTACGCTGATCTTGGCCTTCATTTCTTTTGTAGAGATGTTGACGGTGACGTGATACAGTTTAGCGCCTTACAAAATATTAGCTTGGACTTGCATTAACAACAACCAGAATTTTATGGTTGATCTGACGGGTAAAGAGCAAGCAGACGTTTTTTCACTGATACGCACACTTTGCAGGACGCACGAGTGAATCCCCCCGATACCTCTTAATGGAACTACATCCTCGCTGTCTTGATCACAGTCTTTATTGGGGGACTATTTCACCCACCAAAGGGGCGAAGAGAGGACGGTTGGAGAGACAACAGGCAACTTCCGGAACGACAAGAAAACATGTCGTGACAATACAGTATTGTTTTAACGGTGATATTTATTGCATGCGAAGATACATAAAGAAACAGGACTGTTATCATTTGTAACGATACATATTTAACTTGTGTTGccgttcatattttgattgctGTAAATTCTCTTTTTTAAATGGTGTTTCTCAGAAGAGAATTACAGAAagaattcataaaaaatatctCCACTGACACCGAAATAATCTATGTGTGAGGCATTTAAATTTTCATCTCGTTTCCATAGGTACGATCATGGGGGAAATGACGAAAGACACCCATCAGCCACGTGTCGAAGAAGCAAAATATATGAGCTTTGTAGCGAAAAAAGCAGTTTCGTTGTCCTGTTCAGTTTCCTATTAGTTCGTCTTCAAGCTGGTTATATGGCAGGCTTGGTTCTGATCATAATCCAGCAGTTCCTTTCAGCTGCAAATTATATAAAACAAACTTCAGATAAGTTTATTCCAAGTGGTAGGTGGACAGATTAAATTTAAGTGCAGATGCAACAAAGATGACAAGACGCtttgaaatatgttgttttgaaaagtaGGTGCTGTCTCAGTAGCGTTACGAACATCCCTTCGTTACTCTAATCGTCCGCTGGGAGAAGTTTATCAGATTGCAGAGTGAAACGTCACATTTTAAtgaattagaaaagaaaatgctTGAGCGTGTGACGTAATTGTTTGCGAACGTTCAAGTATATAAAGCTGTATGTCAACAATTGTCACATAGAATTCGCGTAATTTGaaacatatatatcagagattagagttttcaaaaacaattgTGTATCACTGTGTCGCCGGTACCCGtcaaaagtgataaaaattatgaatttcaggaAATTTTTGCCGAGACAGAGACAAACTATCATATTGTCATAATTAATAACAAGTTCCGAACAATTACCGTCTGTGCGACTTATCCCCGGCAAGGATTGGGGCGGCGGCGGTGTGTGCGTTTCTCGCACACGAAACGACGTTTAATATGGCATCGTAGGTCGTTCCAGCGTCCACTCTTGTACATCTCCACGCAGTCCTCGTTTTTGCGGTTGTTAGGCTCACCACGATTCCATCGTCTGTACTTGTACTAGATTAAAATCATACACATACTTTAATCAATGAAAACCAAGTTTAATGTCGTATATTGCAATATTTCGATACTTTCTTTGCCTTTCATGTCTTAGCGGGGAAAAGTACGTTGGTTGTTGACaattcttctctctctctctctctctctctctctctctctctctctctctctctctctctctctctctctctctctctctctctctctctctctctctctctctctctctctctctctcaaatatgCAACGAGATTTCGATTGTGGCCCTGCTGTTTGTGCGTCATTTACTTTTACTGTGTATACATTATATGCTTCAATTTTGTTCTCCCATCCGAATATCGTCACTTTGCTGGGTGCTAATTCCCCTGCAAAGACAAACCGCAAGTCTGATACACGCACGGAAGTAGGTGCTATCACTCTCGATAAGAACACTTACAATGACGAAACTATTAGAACATTTTACCGAACCTTTCTTTCATAAAagagttttttttaattttccagAATGAGTTTCTCATGACAGGTGAAAGTGAGTGTTGTCCTTACCGGAGAACGATCGGTCCATTTGAAACGTCCCTCAACGCGTCTGTCGTTGAACCCGATCCACAATTTCCCGTAGCGACGTGCGTAAGCTGATTTTAAAAAGTAACATTTCGCAGACATTTAAATCAGTGGTAAGGCGCCAGAAATGCCTCACACTTTAAATATAATATCGAATCTTTGGTATCTGGTGATTGCAGTGAAGCTGGTTCAAATCACAAGACAAAAACTGACCTCAGATTGACCGAATAATTTAAAAGATCCCTGTCCTTCTGCCTCAGTGTATGCCTTTCTGTTTACTTCACGGTCCTTTTAACCAGCCGTGATATGAATATGATTGCGAAAAGTGAGAGGAAATTACAAACACTCCCTTACCGAGAATTTAGAATCAAAGCAAACATGCCTGCTCAATTTTTCTCAGCTGTTTGCTTGTACCAATATTAACTTTGAGCAGAATCGCTATGTACTATGGCTACATGTACTTTTGTTTCAAATGGTATTACCTCTGACAATGCGGTTCTGGTAGTGGTTATGGATGCTGACAAGATTAGCGCCAAGTCTTCTGCAAAATCGTTGCGCCGTACACCAGTTGTATCGGGCAGTGAACACCCTGTAGCACCTTTTTCGACGGCAGAACCATCGCTTGTGAGCTGTGAAAGAAATTTCGCAACATCCAAATTGACCACAAACCTATGACGTGACTACAGTGTTATACACCGTCAACGTTATTCTCTTGACAGTTTCCATAAGGACTGTTCAATTTGCATGGAAGCATGGTCAAAGTCTTCCTCCGTGTTCAAACATTGAAGTAATCGCAATTAatacccttttcagaattagagcgcgaagccactgcagtgaactgcaataaaactgctcacactaattagtttcagctgtagccagctggcaaagtcgacaacattgtatatcccatgcagacagtttgtctggggaagttgaaataaaaaagatttgtacatggaccagtgcatggtaatgttacatcgtatcttaatcttgatcacagggtgccaatcgtaaactctcattttacaactcgagcctcagacagagctagttttgcctttgtacaagcgactttttggtctttatcaagtagccttgttcaacaccaaagtggccacggctacagctgaaactaattagtgtaagcagttttattgcagttcactgcagtggcttcgcgctctattactgaaaatggttgtaatgtCCGATataattcactattattgtTTCTGTGACACGTTCAAGTAAGAAATCTATTCTTCCtctaaaggtagtatgcacctcgaaattgaaagacttgaacttttgctcaacctttcaaatgaaactttcaaccattcccttaccaaataacaataaaaatcaggagtcaccgtgcaaagtttgcatctggcaaaacaaattacccaacattttgcgatatttttaattcaaaacagccgtcatccctgtgttaactctatggggaaaattaaattttggattttcgaaaatctaagacggtgaaagttttttctttctccaagacctttaaaattagcccccaacaagtagtagatcagttagaattgtaaaaaatttgagagtacGAAGATCTGTCCCCGGGCGCGTTCAAGCATCGGATTGATCGCGTCACAttctttttttaataaaatattttatcagaAGGTATTTGTTAAGCATCCTTCCtgaacatatttgtaaagactAAACCTGCCTCCGACCCCAAAATCAAATGTCTTACCCCTTAGTTACAGAGGAATGATTTTTTCGTTACTACCTcaatgtttgaaaactgtgtgtATTGTATAATCATATCTGCATCGCCGTTAGAGTATAGTTCATTTGGGACAATATCAATGCCATtatcaaattaatttacatACAGGCAAAATATAGCTAGTTGGCATGCACGGCTGTATGAAAACACAGTCTTTCCACTACCTGCGataaaaagtataatttcagtCCCCTTGTGGTACATGTCGCTATTGGAACCGTGCGATCAATGCATGGCGAATGACCGCACTTTGTCCGATGCATTTACaaaactgtgacaaaattaATCATTCGACACGGTCAATAAGAGATACGTAACTTAGAAGTAAAAACTTACCGTCTTTCACGAGTCCAAGGTCTTCTTCATCGACGTCTTCACTGCTCTCCTCCGCATCACCGTTGGCTGCGCTCATTTCCTGTGTATCTATCTCCTCTTCCCCATCGACTTCTTGTTGTAAGGTTTCATCCTGATCTGCGCTTTCTTCTTCCAATTCTTCCTCTTCAACGCTGCGTTCATCCAGGTCGCTTTCATCGAACTCCTCCATGTCGTCTTCTTCAAAACTTCTCTCTTCCAACTCATCCTCTGAGTCTTCGAATTCTGCCTCAGACGCGATTTCAGGTATCTCTTCAACGGCAAATGCTTCGTCGATGGAAGACTCTGCTTTGGGTTCGGGGGCAGCGAAGCATGCTGATAGCACGGCTAGTACTAACAGCGTCGTGATAACAACCCCTCTCCTGTAATTTATAATGATGTCGATAGAATAAACAAACGGAGATATTTCCCATATTTACTTCCCTGTATATTGCTGTCACTCAATTAATTATGGAATGGGCGATGActtctttttttctcttgaaCAAAGAATCGTATA
This DNA window, taken from Ptychodera flava strain L36383 chromosome 4, AS_Pfla_20210202, whole genome shotgun sequence, encodes the following:
- the LOC139130460 gene encoding C-type lectin domain family 4 member M-like; the protein is MRGVVITTLLVLAVLSACFAAPEPKAESSIDEAFAVEEIPEIASEAEFEDSEDELEERSFEEDDMEEFDESDLDERSVEEEELEEESADQDETLQQEVDGEEEIDTQEMSAANGDAEESSEDVDEEDLGLVKDAHKRWFCRRKRCYRVFTARYNWCTAQRFCRRLGANLVSIHNHYQNRIVRAYARRYGKLWIGFNDRRVEGRFKWTDRSPYKYRRWNRGEPNNRKNEDCVEMYKSGRWNDLRCHIKRRFVCEKRTHRRRPNPCRG